Part of the Methylophaga nitratireducenticrescens genome is shown below.
GATTGACGCTTTTTCAGCTCACAACAGAGGCGGAGATGAAAGATCAACAAGTCCTAGTGAATTCATAAGCGAAAGTCCCGTCCAAGATAAACGCTAAGAACACGCTTATCCTGAAGGATATCGTCGGGGCTGCCCTTGGCAATGACTTCGCCTTCATTAAAAATATAAGCGCGCCCACAGACGCTCAGTGTCTCACGCACATTATGGTCTGTGATTAAAATACCAATACCTCTCGCAGCCAGCGCTTTGATAATACCCTGTATATCCAGAACGGAAATCGGATCAACACCGGCAAACGGTTCATCCAGCAGGATAAATTTTGGATCCATGGCTAAAGCACGGGCAATTTCCACCCGGCGCCTTTCACCGCCTGATAAAGCCATACCCATTGATTTTCGGATATGACCAATGTGGAATTCTTCCAATAACCTTTCCAGCAATTGCTGTTTTGCAATAAGGCTGAGGTTTTTTCGGGTTTCGATAATGGCGTATAGATTGTCTTCAACAGATAATTTACGAAAAACAGAAGCTTCTTGAGGCAGGTAGCCTATACCCAATTGGGCGCGGGTATGAATGGGCTCATGGGTAAGTTCCTGTTGATTAAGAAAAATACTGCCATGATCAACCGGGATCAATCCGACAATCATATAAAAACTGGTGGTTTTCCCGGCGCCATTGGGACCAAGCAAGCCAACAATTTCACCACTGTTTACTTCAAGGGAGATATTTTTAACAACCTGTCGATCACCAAATTGCTTGGCAAGCGACATTGCAGAAAGTTGACTCATTTAATTTCCGTGGTTATTCAGGATTCATCTTCAAATAGCGTGCGCTAACCCAACCAATAATAGCTTTATCGCCAATCATACCTCTGACTTGTACCCATTCCGGCTGACGGGTCAGCACGATTACTTCGGTGTTTTCGACAAAAGCACCAAGGCGTTCATATTGCGTACCTGGGCCGGTTCTGACATTCAGTGTGGTTTGAGTCACTGCGGTGGGATAGCTCAAATCGGATTGCTGTTCGGGCGCTTCAGTTGATGGCGGAGGTGTTTCAACCTCTGGTTTTGCAGATGTACGGTTCTTTTTTTCGCGTTGTTCGGGCGGCTGGATGGTGATGTGGACGCGGCCACTGGACTGTTGCTGTCCATCAACTTCGACCGGTCTTGAATTGGCAATAACAATATTTCTGTCGATATCGTATTCGATATGATTACCACGGAATTCATCACCTGACTGCCAGACATAGCCCTGGCCGACCAGAAAGATACGTTGTTTGCTGGCATGGTATTCCATCTGCAAGGCTTTCGCTTTGACCGGTTTATCACCTTCTTTATGAACTTGTTCATAAGTGGCAAGGTTGCCTTCAGCAATGGCTTTTTCCAGTTCGCGGTTTTCGTCATAAAAAAAAGTAATGACATCACCTTCGATACGTAAAGTGCCCTGTGTCAGTATGGCATCACCTTTATATTGGGTGACGCCAGTCTCATCATCGAGCTGCGCATGATCTGCTTCAATATTTATCGGTTGCTCGCGATCACTCGGTAAGGCGAGGGCAATTGATGGGATGATTGTGATTCCCCAAAGCAGATTAATTAACAGGTGGCGCATTGTATTGTCCTCGCACCCTGGAGTGCAGATTAATAGTTTCTTCTTGTAACGCGGCATGAAATCCCACTGAATGAGTATTGCCATGTGGTGATTTCATGGTCACCGGCTGATCGGTATAGGCCGTGTTATTAACAGTATCCAGATTCAGAACTTCAGTTAATAACTGTATTTCCGGTCGATCTTTATTGGTAATAATAACATTGCCGGTCAGAAGAATGTTCTCACCTTCACCCTGAGTTTCGGCATGATCCGACTCAATGATCCAATCATTATTTTCCGGTGAGATAAACAGGGTGTTCGGAGTGAAAATTTCGGTACGATCATTCTCCGGATAGTGATATAGCGTTTCTCCAGTAATCACCCGTGAAGGTTTGCCATTGATATCCATGACGGTCATTTTGAAATCCGTCATCCCAAAATCAATACTGTATTGCACCAAAGATTCTGTTTTAGCTGCTTCGGGCTTGTTTAGTAACAGCCACAAGCTGATCCCTGCAACCAGCAACAAAGCGAGCTTGAGAGAGTTGGGTAAATTAAAAATGGCGTTCAATTTGGTCCTGCAGGGTTCCCTGTCCTTCCATGATTAATTCACATACATCACGGGCAGCACCTCTGCCACCCATGGACGGAGTGATCCAATGTGCATGTTTTTTCACTACAGCATCAGCATCCTGAACAGCAATCGCTAAACCGACTCTGCTCATGATAGACAAATCCACCCAATCATCACCCACATAAGCACATTGCTCCGGCTTCAATTTAAGGGTTTTTAACAGCTCTTCAAAGGCTGGAAGTTTTACTTTTTGTCCCTGGTAAACCAGGTTAACTCCAAGGCTTTGCATACGATGTTCAACTACTCTGGAAGTACGTCCAGTGATAATAGCAATATTGACACCGGTGTATTGCAGCAGTTTCATGCCATGTCCATCACGAGAGTTGAAGGCTTTATACTCCTCACCATCATCACCAATGATGATACTGCCATCAGTCAACACACCATCAACATCAAAAATCACCAGCTTAATTTGTTTGGCACGAGCCGTTATATCTTGCATTGTTTATCCTGAAAATCAGACTACGCCAGCACGCAATAAATCGTGCATATTCAAAGCACCAATTAATTTATGGTTGTTATCGGTAATTAACAAACCATTGATTTTGTATTGTTGCATCATTTGCAATGCTTCTGCGGCCAGCATCTCTGCCTGGCCTGTTTTACAATGTTGAGTCATATGATCTTTAAGAGTGGCTGTCAGAATATTCACTTCCTGTGCCAGGACTCGACGCAAATCACCATCGGTGAAGATCCCCACCAGCTTGTCATCATTATCCACCACGGCTGTCATGCCCAGGCTTTTGTCAGACATTTCAATCAGTGCCTCACGCAGTAATGCCTGTTCATTCACTTTAGGGATCGCTGCGCCGGTATGCATGATGTCGCTAACACGTAATAATAATCGACGACCAAGATTGCCGCCCGGATGAGATAAGGCAAAATCTTCAGCAGTAAAGCCTCGGGTTTCTAATAACGCAATGGCCAGTGCATCACCCATTATCAGTGCGACGGTGGTACTGGATGTCGGGGCTAATCCCAATGGGCAGGCTTCTTTTTTAACACTGACGTTGATAGTCGCGTCAGCGCATAACGAAAGTGTTGAATCCATCCGACCACTCATTGTGATTAATGGCACACCAAGTCGTTTAATCAATGGCAATATGGTCAGAATCTCCGCAGTTTCACCCGAGTTGGATAAAGCCAGAACAACATCTTTGTCGGTGATCATGCCCAAATCACCATGACTGGCTTCACCGGGATGAACAAAAAATGCCGGGCTGCCGGTGCTGGCCAGCGTCGCCGCGATTTTACTGCCGATATGACCGGATTTTCCCATGCCAATCACCACAATACGACCCTGACACTGCAGCAGATAATCACAGGCACGAACAAAATCATCATCAACTCTATCGCGAAGCAAAGTCACAGACTCCAGCTCGGTATCGATGACTGCCAGAGCAAGCTTTTTTAATTTATCCGAATCTATTTTCATATACCGTTATGCACACCTTGATAGGCCAGCAAACTTATATAGCCGGCATAAATCAGCAGTAATAATAAACCAACCGGACGTCCCAAACGGCCTTTTAAACAAAACCGTGCAAACAGATAAAGCACGATTGTCAGACCTATCATAAAGCTAAAATCACGGGTTAGCAGTAGTGAATCCACTTTTGATGGGTAAATCAGACCCGGCATGGCAAGAACCGCAAGCAAATTAAAGATATTTGAACCGAGAATATTGCCAACCGCAATATCATGTTCATTTTTCAAAGCAGAAGAAATACAGGCAGCTAACTCCGGCAAGCTGGTGCCAATAGCAACGACGGTTAAACCAATCACCAAATCACTAATGCCCAACAATTGTGCGACACCGGTTGCCCCCCAGATTAAGAGTTTGGCTCCCCCCAGTAAGGCAATTAATCCAGTCAAAAAAAGGATGATGGATTTTTTCAGTGAGCGTTTTGGCTGCTGATATTCCTGGGTAAATTCAATCTTCAGCGGATCGTCCTGAGCACTTTTAACGGCCAGCCAGGCCATACCACCTAGCGTCAATATAAACCCTGTAAACAGAACCAGGCCATCAATCCGATTCAGTTCCATATCCCACAGTAATAACAGCAGGGAGAGAAACATGATGAAGACCAATACCGGAAATTCTCTTCTCAAGGTAATGGAGTGAACCGCTAGGGGAGCGACCAGAATCGTGACGCCCAGAACCAGTCCAACATTGGTGATATTGGATCCAATGGCATTGCCAATACCCAAGGCAGGAGCACCGTCAAATGCGGCGATTGCTGAAACTATCATTTCTGGGGCAGAGGTACCAAAACCGACAATAGTCAACCCCACAATCAAGGGAGCAACGCCCAGATTCGATGCAATGCCTGCCGCACCATCAATAAATTTATCCGCTCCCCAGATCAATAGGGTAAACCCACTGATAATGGCGCTTATAAATAGAAAAGAAGTCATTTAATAACCGATGATGGAACCTTAAAAATAAAAAGAGCCGGACTAAATCCGGCTCTTTTTATTATAACGGTGGAGATATGTTATGTCGCGATGTATTACTGGTCATCGAACAAATCAAAATCATCATTATCAGGTGGATTACCATCATAAACCAGATATTGACGACGTTGCAGATAGGCATTTCTTACGTATGCATATTCGTCATCGGTGGCTTCATCCAGAACCCGTTCTGACTTGAGCAGGTTGGCACGGGTATCCACCAAACGTGTTCCTGCAAAGGCATTACGTGCACCCGGACCTTCAACATACATCACCGGGTCAGTAAACATATCGCCAACTAAACCAAATGAGTCACGCACAGTGCGGGGACCAAAAAACGGTAATACGATGTAAGCGCCGGGTTCAGCACCCCAGGTTCCCAGTGTCTGACCGAAATCTTCGTTACGTTTCTTATTGCCAGCATGACCGGCAACATCAAAGATACCTGCCACCCCGACGGTGCTATTTAACAGAAAACGACCAGTATCATCGGCTGCCTGACTGAATTTACCTTGCAACAGGCTGTTAATAGCGACCGTAATGTCATTCAGGTTACTGAAGAAATTGCTGACGCCCCAGCTAATCGCATCAGGAACTACTGCATCGTAACCCTTGGCAACAGGCTTTAACACTGCGCGATCAACGGTATCGTTAAATTGATACATTGCACGGTTATAGCTTTCATATGGATCACGTTCATCAGGCGTTTGCACGGTGGCACAACCTGTGAACAGAACCATTAAACCGAGCAGGCTGAGCCTGGAAAAAACTTTTAGATCGAACATTGCGGCATTCCCTGAAACAAATTTACTGAGAATAATCTCACGGCAGTTCCAGGCTAATCAAGTGATCTGTTGTACTAATACCAAGAAAGTTTGATGGTGTTGTCACTTTGCAACATGAAAAAGATCGTTCATCCGCTTTTCTGGCCGAGCATTTGCGCAGTTTTAACCTGAGTTTCTGGATAGTTGTTATACATATAACCGGAAAATACTTCGCTACATTTGTGCCAGCTATTTTCGTGTGCATAAGCAATACAATCGGTTTTTTGCAGATTCAGCGCATTTAACGCTGCTTTTTGTAGATCCCAATCAAGCTCGCCGGTTTCACCTTTAATAATAATATCCTTCGGACCGGTCACAGGATAAGCGGCAACTGGCAATCCGCACGCCATCGCTTCAAGAATCACCAAGCCAAAAGTATCAGTCTTACTTGGAAATACAAAGACATCACCGCCAGCCAGATAGGCCGCGAGTTCTTCAGCAAATTTAGCACCGGTAAACAGCACATCAGAGTAACGTTTTTGCAGCATGTCTAAATCAGGCCCATCGCCAATCACTACTTTACTGCCGGGTAAATCCAAATCCAGAAAGGCTTCAATGTTCTTTTCAACAGCAACCCGGCCCATATTGATAAAAACCGGGCGGGGTAAGTCATAATTTTTGGCATTATTTGTAGTGAATATATCGGTATCGACACCACGTCCCCACACGTACACATCCTGAAAACCATATTGCTGCAAGCGTTGTTGTTGTGAAATGGTGGGCACCAGAGTTCTCACCGCCGGACGATGAAAACGTCGCAGCCAGGCATAGCTCCAACTAAGCGGTACCGGTAAACGCAGACGTAAATATTCGGGAAACTGAGTATGAAATGAAGTCGTAAAGCGAATGTTATTCCGCAGGCACCAACGTCTGGCTGCCATGCCTAAAGGACCTTCAGTAGCAATATGTACGGCGTCTGCTTGCAGATTGTCGAGCATAATTGCCAGTTTTCGATATGGCATCAAGGCCAGCCGAATAGAGGGGTAACTCGGACAGGGAATGGTTTTAAAATCTAGTGGACTGAGCATGATGACTTCATAGCCCATTTCCTGAAGATGCTCGCGGGTTTTCCCCAGAGTTCGCACAACCCCGTTGACCTGAGGCTCCCAGGCATCTGTAACGATAACCAGTTTCATCAAGCGGCTTTGGCAATCAATGTTTGCTGATTAAATACTGCTGCCCATGGAATGATTTCCATCCGGCCATCAGGGTGTTCCACTAAAGCCGTACAACTCTCTACCCAATCGCCGCAATTGTAGTAATCGATGTCTTCAATGCGGGTGATTTCAGCACGGTGAATATGTCCGCAGACAACCCCATCTACCTCTTGTTTAGAGGCCTCATGTGCCACAGCTTCTTCAAAATTACTGATGTACTGCACTGCATTTTTGACTTTATGTTTCAAAAACGCTGCCAGTGACCAGTAAGAGAAGCCCATCTTACGGCGGAAGTAATTCACCCAGCGATTGGCACGCAATAAAAACTCGTAGAGCCGGCTGCCGATTTTGGCCAGCATTGGCGAAATTTTCACTACGCTATCGAATTGATCGCCGTGAATGATTAACAACTTACGTTTATCAGCGGTGGTATGAATGATTTCGTTATGGATCTGCACATTACCGAACACGGCACCATCATAATCACGCAGAATCTCATCATGGTTGCCGGGAACGAAAATGACCTTGGTATTGTGCTTGGCTTTGCCGAGCAGGGTACGGACAACGTTATTGTGTTCCTGAGGCCAGTACATGCGCTTTTTCATTTCCCAGACGTCGATAATATCGCCGACCAGATAAAGATATTCGCATTCCACATTATGTAAAAAGTTAAGGAGGAGCTCGGCACTGCAGCCTCGGAAGCCAAGATGGATATCCGAAATGAACACGGTGCGAACTTTCAGCTTTTGCTTGTGACTTAGTTGTGTTTGCATAAGGCACTCATTCACTTAAAATTCTGAGCAAACCTTATCTATTAGATATTGCAGTGTGATGACTATTTTGTTGCGTTACCATGACAATAACTTCACGCGCTACACTGCGGGCGATACCGAACCTAATCAGGACACTATTATGAGCAATCCATTATTGGAAAACCACCGTCTACCGCCATTTTCCGCAATTAAAGCAAAGCATGTTGAGCCCGCAATTGATCACGCATTAAGCACGGCTCGCAATAAAATTGACACTATTTTGAGCACGCTTTCAGAGCCAACATGGGACACATTGGTACAGCCAATGGAAGATATGGATGCATTGATTGACAGTGTCTGGTCGCCGGTCAGCCATATGAATTCGGTGGTCAACTCAGAAGAGCTGCGTCAGGCCTACAACGCCTGTTTGCCTAAACTCAGCGAGTTTTCGACTGAGTTGGGCCAGAATGAAATGCTGTATCAAGCCTATAAAGCCATTGCTGAAGGCGCTGAATATCAGAAACTGGATACGGCGCAGAAGAAAGTCATTGATAACGCCGTTCGTGATTTTCGTTTGTCAGGTGTTGAGCTGGATCAGCAGCAACGTGATGAATTTAAAAAGCTGTCACAACAAATGACTGAACGCACCGCCAAATTTGAAGAAAATTTACTGGATGCAACTCACGCCTGGCGTAAGTTGATCACAGACGAGTCATTATTATCAGGTTTACCGCCATCCACCATTGAAATGGCTGAGCAAATGGCCAAACGCGAAGGTGAGGAAGGCTGGTTGTTTACCCTTGACTTCCCATCGTATATGCCAGTCATGTCCTACGCCGATAATCGTGAATTGCGAGAGGAAATGTATACCGCGTTTGCCACCAAGGCTTCCGATCAGGGACCGAATGCCGGTAAATGGGATAACACTGAAGTGATGCTGGATATTCTGAACCTGCGTCATCAGTTGGCTAACCTGCTAGGGTTTGCCAATCATGCTGAACGTTCTTTGGCCACCAAAATGGCGCAATCACCGCAACAGGTTCTGGACTTTCTGCAGGATTTAGCCAAGCGCTCCAAACCGATTGCCGAGCAGGAATATGCCGAATTACGCGCCTTTGCCAAATCCACTGCCGATCAGGATCAACTTGAGGCCTGGGATGTCACCTATTTTGCAGAAAAACTGCGTCAGCAACGTTATTCGATCTCACAGGAAGAATTAAAACCGTACTTCCCGGAAAACAAAGTGGTGAATGGCCTGTTTGCCGTAGTCAACCGTTTATACGGTCTGGATATTCGGGAACGCACGGATGTAGATGTCTGGCACAAAGACGTACGCTTCTTTGAAATTGTTGCCGAGAATGGCAACGTACGTGCTCAGTTCTATCTGGATTTATACGCCCGTCAGCACAAACGTGGTGGCGCATGGATGGATGAATGCAAGGCTCGCCGTCGCACTGCCGAAGGCATTGAAATTCCAGTGGCGTTTTTGACCTGTAATTTCTCTGAACCCGTCGGCGATAAACCGGCTTTGTTTACCCATGATGAAGTGACTACCTTATTCCATGAATTCGGTCACGGTCTGCATCATATGCTGACAAAAATTGAATATGCCGGTGTGTCGGGTATTAATGGTGTGGCGTGGGATGCGGTCGAGCTGCCAAGTCAGTTTATGGAAAACTGGTGCTGGGAGCGTGAAGCATTGGATTTAATTTCCGGCCATTATCAAACCGGTGAAAAACTGCCTGATGATTTGTTCGACAAAATGCTGGCGGCTCGTAACTTCCAATCGGCAATGATGATGTTACGTCAGCTGGAATTCTCGTTATTTGACTTCCGGTTGCATCTGGAGTTTAACCCGAATGAGCCGAATCAGGTCGACAAGATTCTGGAACAGGTGCGTAACGAAGTCACCGTGGTGAAGCCTCCCAAATTCAATCGCTTTGCCCACAGCTTTGCCCATATCTTTGCTGGTGGTTATGCCGCAGGTTATTACAGCTATAAATGGGCCGAAGTGCTGTCCGCCGATGCGTTTTCCAAGTTTGAAGAGAAGGGTATCTTTGATCGGCAGACCGGTCTGGAATTTCTTGAAGCCATTCTGGAGCAGGGTGGTTCTCGCGAACCGATGGAGCTGTTTATTGAGTTCCGTGGCCGCGAACCGCAGATTGATGCATTGTTAAGACATACCGGCATTGCTGCATAAAATAAAAAAAGCCCCGATATTTCGGGGCTTAAACGGTCTATGAAAGTTCGGTAGACCCTTCTTTCTTGTTATTTTGATGCTGATGACTTTATGAATTCAGACAGATCTGAACTGTTTCCTGAGCATTTTGAACCATTATGGTTGCTTGTTCTTTTGAAAGTTTGCCCGATTCAATATCTTTAAGCATTTCTGTGTTTAAGTCATGAGTCGTTTGCGCAATATCAGCTCCTTGTGCTACAGGCTTAATTGCTTTTTCACGATAAGTTTCCGGAAACTGGCTCAGTCCCTGTAACTGACAACCAGCCATCTTGGTAACATAGGCACTGGCCTCAGCATCAACGGCACGCGCTGTCATTTCTGGTCTATCAGCACTCAATTTTTGCACAACTAACGGTTTTAATTGCGTGATGTAATTAGTTTTATAGTTTTCTTCATCTTGGTCATTGATTGCCAGGGCTTGCTGCATTGCAAAAACAAAAGGCAATGCCAATAATATTTTTTTCATTTTATTTCTCTCAAAAATTGGAGTCAGTTAAAGCATTGGACTTTAATTATCTGACTTTAAACTGACCAGTTTCAAATTCATGTTAATCAGGGCCTGTTTATTTTTCAGAGCCTCAATAGAGGCAGATATTAAAGATCAACAGAGCCTAGATTCACAACACAGCTTTACACACAGAAGCATTGAAAAGCAAAATCGCGCTAACGGTTTATTTATTAAAGAATAATCATTAGCGTTGGTGGATATGAAAAATAAACAAATCTTAGCGTAACTGACTGTCCTTACTACCACGTCGATTAAATAGATTTAACGCCTTGTTTTCTTTATCGATCATTTCCTGACATTTCACACAAAGACGTACGCCCGGCACAGCTTCACGACGTGCCAGGGGGATTTCCTTTTCGCACTCTTCACAATGCGTCAGGCTTTCGCCTTTGGGTAAACGAGAACGGACCTGTTGGATACCATCTTCAACACTGGCATCAATCTGATCCTGCACCGCACCATCACGAGACCAACCTCCAGCCATAACAACCTCCAACTGACTGACTTCATAGCTTTATTTAAGCATATTAAACCTATATTGGGGTGGATGCGTTAAAACGCAAGATGATAAAGATGGATTGTATTTCAAGGATAGGTTGGGTTGAACCTGTGAAACCCAACAATCACATTTTCGTAAATGAAGAACCCAACAGGTGAGGCGAACTCCAATCGTCCCCTTTTGTGTTGACGAGTAGCGGTTTTTTGTCAGGATTAGAGACTTACCTGTCTGATTCGTGGCATCCCTGCCACTCACCCTTCGGGCGCCTCCGGCGTCCAAATTTGTTCCAGACAAATTTGTGAGCGCAGCGAGTTTGGTGAGTCTCCCTGACAAAAAACGCAACGCAGTAGAGCCGCAGGCCAACACAAGGGGTGCCCTGGGGTTGTTAGGGGAATGGGCACGCATTCCCCTGACTCGACATCAAGTCGAAACAAAATACTTTTATAAAAAATACGAATTGTTGGGCTTCGTTCCTCAGCCGCAACCTACCAAGTTTTAATAATGATACCGACAAGAAACAATCGTAATCGCTGAATCCTCAACGGCATAAACCAAGCGATGGGTATCATCAATCCGTCGCGACCAGAAACCGGATAGATTTTCTTTTAAGGCCTCCGGTTTGCCGATCCCTTCAAAGGGACTGCGTTGAACATCGGTGATCAATTTGTTGATTCGGCGTAGTGTTTTTTTATCCTGACCTTGCCAGTAGAGATAATCTTTCCAAGCCTCGTCAGTCCATGACAATAAGCGTTTAGTCATCCATCAGCTCTCGCGGTTTCGCCTTGCCAGCTTTGAATTGTTCAATCGATTTATTCAGATGTTTTACGTTCTCCGGTGAGCGCAGTAAATGCACGGTTTCCATCAGGCCGTTGAAGTAATCCAACGACATCACCACGGCATCTTCTGCATCACGGCGGGTGATGATGGTGGTATCTGCATCGTTCACCACACCATCAAGAACGGTTTTTAAGCTATTTCTGGCTTCAGAAAATGAGACGATTTTCATATCGGCACCTTTGTACAATGAGTTGTACAAGTATAGTTGGATGGGGTTACTTGTACAATAAGTTGTTCAAGTTTTTTATCGGTGGTGATATTAATTTTTGGTAGGTTGCGGTTGAGCCTGCGAAACCCAACAATTGGGGTTTGAAATCTCAACAATTTATTGACCTTATGATTTGGAACGCTGCCGCGGGGCGTTCATTTCTTTTGCTTGCCCAAAAGAAACGAACCAAAGAAAAAGGCACCCCATGTGTTGGCCTGCGGTTCCCCGATAAAAATGGCTATCTCAGGGAAATCGAAAAAACTCGCTTCGCTCAGACATTCCGATTTCTAATCCTGAAATAACCATTTTTATCGGCAACACAAAAGGGGGATCCTAGCCTCACGTTTTGGGATTCTCCCTTAACGCCCTTATACGAAGCCGAGCATCACAGAGCTGGTCGGATCAGCATGACGGTTGTTTGACCGAAGGGAGTTTCCGTCATGCCCGACCAGATCGAGAAGCGCAGGGAACCCGCAGGGCGAGTATGGGCTGGCTTTTTTTGGTTCGTTTTTTGGCCACGCAAAAAATGAACAGTGGGCTTTAGTCCACAAGAAAAATCAAATTCGTTGAGCCACCAAAACCTGAATGGGAGACGACTTAGCGTTGCCAGCGAAACCCTTTTGATTCCATGCAGTTGGAGATTACTGAGTCTTGTTCAGCAGATGGTATTTTATTGAGTTGGACTTGGTACTTGCAGTCAGCCAGTGCTGTATGTGTGTCTTCTGCGTTGATATCAGTCTTCCTCCATGATGCTTGAGGTGTTGCACAGGCAGTGACTAATAAGATTGTTGCCAACGTTGAAGTGATGGTAATGACTTTCATGAAAATCCTTTAAAGTTACTGTCCTTAATTGAGATTTCATCTTACCAAGAAAAGTCACTTGTGCAAGTTTGTCTGTATTTATAATTCGTGTTG
Proteins encoded:
- the prlC gene encoding oligopeptidase A, with the translated sequence MSNPLLENHRLPPFSAIKAKHVEPAIDHALSTARNKIDTILSTLSEPTWDTLVQPMEDMDALIDSVWSPVSHMNSVVNSEELRQAYNACLPKLSEFSTELGQNEMLYQAYKAIAEGAEYQKLDTAQKKVIDNAVRDFRLSGVELDQQQRDEFKKLSQQMTERTAKFEENLLDATHAWRKLITDESLLSGLPPSTIEMAEQMAKREGEEGWLFTLDFPSYMPVMSYADNRELREEMYTAFATKASDQGPNAGKWDNTEVMLDILNLRHQLANLLGFANHAERSLATKMAQSPQQVLDFLQDLAKRSKPIAEQEYAELRAFAKSTADQDQLEAWDVTYFAEKLRQQRYSISQEELKPYFPENKVVNGLFAVVNRLYGLDIRERTDVDVWHKDVRFFEIVAENGNVRAQFYLDLYARQHKRGGAWMDECKARRRTAEGIEIPVAFLTCNFSEPVGDKPALFTHDEVTTLFHEFGHGLHHMLTKIEYAGVSGINGVAWDAVELPSQFMENWCWEREALDLISGHYQTGEKLPDDLFDKMLAARNFQSAMMMLRQLEFSLFDFRLHLEFNPNEPNQVDKILEQVRNEVTVVKPPKFNRFAHSFAHIFAGGYAAGYYSYKWAEVLSADAFSKFEEKGIFDRQTGLEFLEAILEQGGSREPMELFIEFRGREPQIDALLRHTGIAA
- a CDS encoding DksA/TraR family C4-type zinc finger protein, yielding MAGGWSRDGAVQDQIDASVEDGIQQVRSRLPKGESLTHCEECEKEIPLARREAVPGVRLCVKCQEMIDKENKALNLFNRRGSKDSQLR
- a CDS encoding Txe/YoeB family addiction module toxin; the encoded protein is MTKRLLSWTDEAWKDYLYWQGQDKKTLRRINKLITDVQRSPFEGIGKPEALKENLSGFWSRRIDDTHRLVYAVEDSAITIVSCRYHY
- a CDS encoding type II toxin-antitoxin system Phd/YefM family antitoxin; the protein is MKIVSFSEARNSLKTVLDGVVNDADTTIITRRDAEDAVVMSLDYFNGLMETVHLLRSPENVKHLNKSIEQFKAGKAKPRELMDD